CCGGGCTGGGTCTGATGGTGAAACAGGCCGATTGTCAGGCAGTGTTATTCTATGATCCCGAGCAGCAGGTGATTGCTAATGTGCATTGCGGCTGGCGAGGCAACGTCCAGAACGTTCTGGGCCAAGCGGTGTATCTGCTTAAAGAAACCTTTGGCTCCCGGCCAGAAGCCCTGCGGGTAAGCATCAGTCCTTCCTTGGGCCCTTGCTGTGCCGAATTCGTCAATTATCGGCGGGAATTGCCCAAAAATTTCTGGGCTTACCAAACCCGGCACCGCTATTTTGATCTCTGGCGTCTCAGCCAGGACCAGCTGCAAGCCGCCGGGGTGTGTCCAGACCACATCCAGTTGGCCGGTCTTTGTAGTCGCTGCCACGCCGCAGAGTTTTTCTCTTACCGGCGCAATCAGAACACCGGTCGAAATGCTACGGTCATCGCCTTAAGGCTGGACCGGAAGTAAAGGGACGGGGCAAAAAACGCCCCGTCGTTTTCAAGCCATATAAGATTTGGCAATTATCGACAAAAGACAAACCAATGATATTAGGGGCGAGGCGGTTCCCCTTTTTTAGAGAATTTTTCTTTGAGATCATTAAAAATCTTCTTGCCTGATCCAACTACATTTTGAACCTGTTGGGGATATTTATAACCAACAAAAACTCCCACCAAAAAAGCAATGATTGCCAGCCACATGTCTGATGAACCCTTCCTTTCCTGATTAATTTACCAGCGCCAGTTTTCAGCTGCTGTTTGAACTGTACTCAAGATTCCAAGCGAGCCAGAGCTTCTCGGGCGATCTCCCCCACCGTGGTTTGCCGCAACTCCCCGTTTTCGTAGAGTTTCACTGGCTCGGCATCGCTGGCGAGCCGGGCCAGCGGTCCCACTCCCTCCCCGGCCCCATTTACTCCCAGGCACCAGGCGGCATGACCTCGCACTTGCGGATCGGCATCATGGAGAAACTCCATGATCTGG
The window above is part of the Deltaproteobacteria bacterium genome. Proteins encoded here:
- the pgeF gene encoding peptidoglycan editing factor PgeF; the encoded protein is MNLRQIQHGALVYYRFAHYNGFPELVHGIFTRQGGVSQPPYHSLNLSFSVGDHPQRVSYNRQLVREALGVAELLSVGQVHGKNALVISTRKRQVWQKEPPGIDILITNVPGLGLMVKQADCQAVLFYDPEQQVIANVHCGWRGNVQNVLGQAVYLLKETFGSRPEALRVSISPSLGPCCAEFVNYRRELPKNFWAYQTRHRYFDLWRLSQDQLQAAGVCPDHIQLAGLCSRCHAAEFFSYRRNQNTGRNATVIALRLDRK